The following coding sequences are from one Leptolyngbya sp. NIES-3755 window:
- a CDS encoding glycosyl transferase, group 2 family protein (similar to AA sequence:cyanobase_aa:AM1_1023) translates to MNPCVSVVIPTYNRPDLVKRAVKSALQQTLKEIEVIVVTDGPDPTTVTELSRIDDTRLRVLSLSKRRGAPVARNTGIEAAQGEWIALLDDDDEWMPEKLERQSKIAAASEHQFPIVSCHLLARTPRGDFVWPRRLPRSGESLGDYLFIRKSLFMGETLILTSTILAPKTLFEKVPFLVGLRKNQDADWLVKADKVPGVGVEFLPDTLAIWYREEKRVSTSTTNDWRHTFDWGKEVRPLLSPQAYAGFVLVSVGSDAYLQGDYRAFFPLLWSAFTLGRPTPAPLLFYLLNWMIPQPARRAVRTLLMKTRST, encoded by the coding sequence TTGAATCCCTGTGTCAGCGTTGTTATTCCAACTTACAATCGCCCAGATCTCGTTAAACGAGCAGTCAAAAGTGCCTTACAGCAGACTTTGAAGGAGATCGAAGTCATTGTTGTTACGGATGGTCCTGATCCAACGACCGTAACCGAACTTTCTCGGATTGATGATACTCGGCTTAGAGTGCTTTCTCTATCCAAAAGAAGGGGTGCTCCCGTCGCTCGAAATACTGGAATCGAAGCGGCTCAGGGAGAATGGATCGCTTTACTCGATGATGATGATGAGTGGATGCCTGAAAAGCTAGAACGACAATCTAAAATCGCTGCGGCATCTGAACATCAATTCCCGATCGTCAGTTGTCATCTACTCGCTCGAACTCCGAGAGGTGATTTTGTTTGGCCCAGAAGACTTCCACGATCTGGGGAATCTCTGGGAGACTATCTGTTTATTCGCAAAAGCTTATTTATGGGTGAGACTTTGATTCTCACTTCGACGATTCTGGCTCCGAAAACGCTCTTTGAGAAGGTTCCATTCCTAGTCGGACTGCGGAAAAATCAAGATGCAGATTGGCTCGTGAAAGCAGATAAGGTTCCGGGTGTTGGAGTTGAGTTTCTGCCAGACACCTTAGCTATTTGGTATCGCGAAGAAAAACGTGTTAGTACCAGTACCACAAATGATTGGCGACATACGTTCGACTGGGGAAAAGAAGTTCGCCCGCTACTCTCTCCTCAAGCTTATGCAGGCTTTGTTCTCGTTTCAGTGGGATCAGATGCGTATTTGCAAGGGGACTATCGCGCCTTTTTTCCATTGCTCTGGAGTGCGTTCACCCTGGGAAGACCAACCCCTGCACCCCTTTTGTTTTACCTGCTGAATTGGATGATTCCACAACCTGCGAGACGTGCAGTAAGAACCCTGTTGATGAAAACACGATCGACATGA
- a CDS encoding hypothetical protein (hypothetical protein Npun_F4522;~similar to AA sequence:cyanobase_aa:LBDG_15810), with the protein MNKLDDLALIQKFVEGELSFLANQNLRIEPAFNTAQLLAKKGELIATAKLVGQIRAVLVRQSSTYQELVNRVLVSRQYIPIGISDRGLVQYEHCPIPSGYEANYTEVRQLWKAWRSHYSRHSNATLLIRSGSSWLPVQKIEFGQDSNFFIQVPGDERMLCAIDRLIWLSPSNATVPQPSEV; encoded by the coding sequence ATGAACAAGCTCGATGATTTGGCGTTGATTCAAAAATTTGTTGAAGGTGAACTTTCATTTTTGGCAAATCAAAACCTCCGAATTGAACCCGCATTCAACACCGCGCAATTGTTAGCCAAAAAAGGTGAACTGATTGCAACTGCGAAATTAGTCGGACAAATTCGAGCCGTTTTAGTCCGGCAATCTTCGACCTATCAAGAGCTTGTCAATCGGGTTTTGGTCTCGCGTCAATATATTCCGATCGGCATCAGCGATCGAGGTTTAGTTCAATACGAACACTGTCCCATCCCTTCAGGCTACGAAGCGAACTACACCGAAGTTCGCCAACTCTGGAAAGCATGGCGCAGTCACTACAGCCGACACTCGAATGCGACGTTGTTAATTCGTTCCGGTTCATCTTGGCTTCCTGTCCAAAAGATTGAATTCGGACAAGACAGTAACTTCTTCATTCAAGTGCCTGGCGATGAAAGAATGCTGTGTGCGATCGATCGTCTGATCTGGCTCAGTCCGAGCAATGCAACCGTGCCACAACCTTCCGAAGTTTAG
- a CDS encoding glycosyl transferase WecB/TagA/CpsF (similar to AA sequence:cyanobase_aa:Ava_1375) yields the protein MFSPCFILGARVHALTMNDLNDLIAQSIKARQRWIIAHHNLHSLYLIQRDRKMRQFYRSATYTHIDGMAVVLLGRLLKFPLQRSHRTTYADWLPVLMQKCMQHQWNVFYLGSKPGIAERGCQVLRQQFPGLRISAIDGYFDARSDSSDNREIIAKINAHQPDILMVGMGMPRQEHWIIDNVEQLNVRTILPCGAAIDYIAGAIPVPPRWAGQCGLEWLFRLIAEPKRLWRRYLVEPLFLGKLIVAQQFNRQISYQEDLD from the coding sequence TTGTTTAGTCCTTGTTTTATTCTGGGTGCTCGTGTTCATGCTCTAACAATGAACGATCTGAATGATTTGATTGCTCAATCGATCAAAGCTCGTCAGCGCTGGATTATTGCTCATCACAATTTGCATAGTCTTTATCTGATTCAGCGCGATCGCAAAATGAGACAGTTTTATCGATCAGCAACTTATACTCATATTGATGGAATGGCAGTTGTGCTGTTAGGACGACTGCTCAAATTTCCACTTCAGCGATCGCATCGAACGACTTATGCAGATTGGCTCCCTGTGTTGATGCAAAAGTGTATGCAGCATCAATGGAATGTGTTTTATTTAGGCTCTAAACCTGGGATCGCAGAACGAGGGTGTCAAGTGTTGCGACAGCAATTTCCGGGATTGCGAATTAGCGCGATCGATGGCTATTTTGATGCTCGATCGGATAGTTCAGATAATCGAGAAATCATTGCCAAAATCAATGCTCATCAGCCTGATATTCTCATGGTTGGAATGGGAATGCCGCGTCAAGAACATTGGATTATTGATAATGTAGAACAGCTAAATGTGCGGACGATTTTGCCTTGTGGGGCTGCGATCGACTACATTGCAGGCGCGATTCCTGTCCCTCCAAGATGGGCTGGACAATGCGGCTTAGAATGGCTATTTCGATTGATTGCTGAACCAAAACGACTCTGGCGACGCTATTTAGTGGAACCCCTATTTCTCGGCAAATTGATCGTCGCACAGCAATTCAATCGGCAAATTTCTTACCAAGAAGATCTAGACTAG
- a CDS encoding endo-1,4-beta-xylanase (similar to AA sequence:cyanobase_aa:Cyan7425_1132) — protein MNPDKTVQRKKHKKIVSRRSRKPGKRLTRRKFLLLGLGALVGIGGTASFVRADELLFYIRSLVRPPRDFSVVGKQSLRERATAKGLIYGSSLHRRALGSDPEYGKQIAQECGMLVPEWELKWRSLRPSPDRFDFSGADALLNFAQQHQMQFRGHTLVWHQANPTWLRETITRRNAEKLLVDHVQTVVKHYAGKIHSWDVVNEAIRPGDGQQNGMRQTLWLQSLGEQYIDIAFRTAAAADPNAMLVYNDVNLEDASREQETRRQAVLGLLSRMKSRGTPIHALGIQGHWAAWQDRFDPNRYREFLREIASMGLKIMITEMDITDRRLPGDIPTRDRIVAGMYEDYLSVVLDEPAVIGVLTWGLSDKYSWLSDYAPRRDRKPVRPLPLDDRMQRKLAWNAVARSFDRTFAR, from the coding sequence ATGAACCCAGACAAAACAGTGCAGCGTAAAAAGCACAAAAAGATTGTGTCTCGTCGCAGTCGCAAACCCGGAAAGCGTCTGACAAGACGAAAATTTTTACTTCTTGGACTAGGCGCTTTAGTTGGGATTGGAGGCACTGCTTCGTTTGTTCGTGCAGATGAACTACTGTTCTATATTCGCTCTTTGGTTCGCCCACCGCGAGATTTCTCTGTGGTTGGAAAACAAAGCTTGAGAGAGCGAGCAACCGCGAAAGGATTAATCTATGGCTCCTCACTGCATCGTCGCGCTTTGGGGTCTGATCCAGAGTATGGAAAGCAAATTGCTCAAGAGTGTGGAATGTTAGTGCCAGAGTGGGAATTGAAATGGCGATCGCTGCGTCCGAGTCCCGATCGTTTTGATTTCTCAGGCGCAGATGCACTGCTCAATTTTGCTCAACAACATCAGATGCAGTTTCGAGGACATACTCTAGTTTGGCATCAAGCGAACCCAACTTGGTTAAGAGAAACCATCACTCGCCGTAATGCCGAAAAGCTTTTAGTTGATCATGTTCAAACTGTGGTGAAGCACTATGCAGGCAAGATTCACTCTTGGGATGTGGTGAATGAGGCGATTCGTCCTGGAGATGGTCAGCAGAATGGAATGCGTCAAACGCTTTGGCTTCAGAGCTTGGGAGAACAATACATTGATATTGCGTTTAGAACAGCAGCAGCAGCAGATCCGAATGCGATGTTAGTGTACAACGATGTGAATTTAGAAGATGCTTCCAGAGAGCAAGAAACTCGAAGACAAGCAGTTTTAGGACTCTTAAGCCGAATGAAATCGCGGGGGACTCCAATTCATGCGTTGGGCATTCAGGGACATTGGGCAGCGTGGCAAGATCGCTTTGATCCGAATCGATATCGGGAGTTTCTGAGAGAGATTGCTAGCATGGGTCTCAAGATCATGATCACCGAGATGGATATTACCGATCGACGATTGCCCGGAGATATTCCAACCCGCGATCGCATTGTGGCGGGAATGTATGAGGACTATCTTTCTGTGGTGTTAGATGAACCTGCGGTGATTGGAGTGCTCACTTGGGGATTGAGTGATAAGTATTCTTGGTTGTCTGACTATGCGCCTCGTCGCGATCGTAAACCTGTGCGTCCGTTGCCCTTAGATGATCGAATGCAGCGGAAGTTGGCTTGGAATGCGGTCGCTCGATCGTTCGATCGTACTTTTGCTCGATAA
- a CDS encoding adenosylmethionine-8-amino-7-oxononanoate aminotransferase (similar to AA sequence:cyanobase_aa:LBDG_15800) gives MNSPIWRPFTQMKTTPEPLKVKRGKGVWLELEDDRRILDCISSWWVTIHGHSHPALAEALYQQAQQLEHVIFAGFTHDPAEQLAEKLLAQLPSELTRVFFSDNGSTAIEVALKMAYQYWRNLGEHRTKFITFEGGYHGDTIGAMSIGAGSTWWQKFRDLMFETVLVPFPETYQGDRDIDRKETEVLASIEQLLKQQNIIGIFIEPLIQGAGGMRMCRPQFLQALRTLANQFNVLLIYDEVMTGFGRTGELFACLKSAATPDIICLSKGLSGGCLPLSVTIATEAIYQAFYHDDPTQAFYHGHSYTGNPLACATGVVSLGLLTENPEAYQRLEALHWKFLDRYLLDHSRLKQFRVCGTIAAMEVKTEEESGYFNAISPLLKSKFLEAGFLLRPLGDTLYIMPPYCITEDELASIYRVIDRVLKSL, from the coding sequence ATGAACTCTCCGATTTGGCGACCTTTTACGCAGATGAAAACCACACCTGAACCGCTGAAAGTGAAGCGCGGTAAGGGAGTTTGGTTAGAACTCGAAGACGATCGACGAATTCTCGATTGCATCTCAAGCTGGTGGGTCACGATTCATGGTCATAGTCATCCCGCACTTGCAGAAGCACTGTATCAACAAGCACAACAGTTAGAGCATGTAATTTTTGCTGGATTTACGCATGATCCGGCAGAACAATTAGCAGAAAAATTGCTCGCTCAATTGCCATCAGAACTGACGAGAGTATTCTTTTCTGATAATGGTTCAACTGCGATCGAGGTTGCACTCAAAATGGCGTATCAGTACTGGCGTAATCTGGGAGAACATCGCACTAAATTTATTACTTTTGAAGGCGGATATCATGGCGATACGATTGGAGCAATGTCGATCGGAGCGGGTTCAACTTGGTGGCAAAAATTCCGCGATTTAATGTTTGAAACGGTATTAGTTCCCTTTCCTGAAACTTATCAGGGAGATCGGGATATTGATCGCAAAGAAACTGAAGTATTAGCATCGATCGAACAATTGCTCAAACAGCAAAACATCATTGGAATTTTCATTGAGCCATTGATTCAAGGGGCAGGCGGAATGAGAATGTGCCGTCCTCAATTTTTGCAAGCACTGAGAACATTAGCGAATCAATTCAATGTTTTGCTGATTTACGATGAAGTGATGACCGGATTTGGACGGACTGGAGAACTATTTGCCTGTCTGAAATCTGCTGCAACTCCAGACATTATTTGCTTATCCAAAGGGCTATCTGGTGGATGCTTACCGCTCTCGGTGACGATCGCAACTGAAGCCATTTATCAAGCTTTTTATCACGATGATCCCACTCAAGCGTTTTATCATGGACATTCTTATACGGGGAATCCATTAGCTTGTGCAACCGGGGTCGTTTCGCTTGGATTACTGACAGAAAATCCTGAAGCTTATCAACGATTAGAAGCCTTGCATTGGAAATTTCTCGATCGCTATCTTCTCGATCATTCTCGACTGAAGCAATTCCGAGTTTGCGGCACGATCGCGGCAATGGAAGTGAAAACTGAGGAAGAATCGGGTTACTTTAATGCGATTTCTCCCCTGCTCAAATCGAAGTTTCTTGAGGCTGGATTTCTCTTACGTCCTTTGGGCGACACGCTCTATATTATGCCGCCTTATTGTATTACTGAGGATGAATTGGCATCAATTTATCGAGTCATCGATCGCGTTCTCAAATCGCTCTGA
- a CDS encoding putative glycosyl transferase (similar to AA sequence:cyanobase_aa:MAE41550), translating to MTKKPVVSIIVNNYNYAQFLPIAIESALSQTYPDVEVIVVDDGSIDRSRTIIQQYGSSIKAVLKENGGQSSAFNAGFQASTGEIICFLDSDDYFMPDKISAIVEVFNQHPEIDWCFHGLKLIDKNANLIPSKTTLTTRLWDFRDSIRQGQLLNVPTATSALCFRQSLLKQILPMPEEIKITSDNYIKYLALALGKGMFLSNQLAVQRIHGDNHYTFNPNLPKLQEKTLFLTAYWIEHHFPFLYQLADSLFSAGIALSWRNQKSDPAHKELIQQYFSSISLLRKLRIQQRSIVYFIKGLIKQFMNAQKP from the coding sequence ATGACGAAAAAGCCAGTTGTGAGCATTATTGTGAATAACTATAACTATGCTCAATTTTTACCGATCGCGATCGAGAGTGCACTTTCCCAAACTTATCCTGATGTCGAGGTGATTGTTGTCGATGATGGCTCAATCGATCGCTCAAGAACAATCATTCAACAATACGGTTCATCGATCAAAGCAGTTCTAAAAGAAAACGGGGGTCAATCTTCTGCGTTCAACGCTGGTTTTCAGGCGAGTACAGGCGAGATTATTTGTTTCTTAGATTCAGACGACTATTTCATGCCTGATAAAATTTCAGCGATCGTAGAGGTATTTAACCAACATCCTGAGATTGATTGGTGTTTTCATGGCTTGAAACTGATTGATAAAAATGCAAATTTAATTCCAAGTAAAACAACATTAACGACTAGACTATGGGACTTTCGAGATTCGATTCGTCAAGGACAATTATTAAACGTTCCGACTGCAACTTCTGCCTTATGTTTTCGACAGTCCTTGCTGAAGCAAATTCTACCCATGCCCGAAGAAATCAAGATTACCAGTGACAACTACATCAAATATCTTGCTCTGGCATTGGGCAAAGGAATGTTCTTATCGAATCAGCTTGCCGTTCAAAGAATTCATGGCGACAATCACTATACTTTCAACCCAAATCTACCAAAGCTGCAAGAGAAAACACTCTTCCTCACTGCGTACTGGATCGAGCATCATTTTCCATTTTTGTATCAGCTAGCCGACAGTTTATTTAGTGCTGGAATTGCACTATCTTGGCGAAATCAAAAATCTGATCCGGCTCACAAAGAACTGATTCAGCAATACTTTTCGTCAATTTCGCTCCTACGCAAACTACGAATTCAACAACGATCGATTGTTTATTTCATCAAAGGTTTGATCAAGCAGTTCATGAATGCTCAGAAGCCATGA
- a CDS encoding precorrin-6A reductase (similar to AA sequence:cyanobase_aa:LBDG_15790): protein MKKRLLILGGTTEATQLATQAREIPNLEIISSLAGRTQQPINPVGTVRSGGFGGVEGLVHYLQEQHIDLVIDATHPFAAQISWNAATAVDRVSIPKLSIVRPAWNSEPHWIEVDSNEAAAAILPDLAQRIFLTIGRQELATFAHLIDLWFLMRMIDRPTVGTSIPPGVVLLARPPFSVKQERSWMQEYAIQAIVSKNSGGDATVSKLIAARELNLPVVMVQRPIMPDGATVSDVQSALDWITQQL, encoded by the coding sequence GTGAAAAAACGCCTGCTCATTCTTGGGGGTACAACCGAAGCCACTCAGTTAGCAACACAAGCTAGAGAAATTCCAAATTTAGAAATAATCTCTTCGTTAGCGGGACGCACTCAACAACCCATCAATCCAGTCGGAACGGTTCGGAGCGGCGGATTTGGTGGCGTAGAAGGATTAGTTCACTATCTTCAAGAGCAGCACATTGATTTAGTCATTGATGCGACTCATCCGTTTGCGGCTCAGATTTCTTGGAATGCGGCAACTGCGGTCGATCGCGTTTCGATTCCAAAATTGTCGATCGTGCGTCCTGCTTGGAACTCTGAACCCCACTGGATCGAGGTGGACAGTAATGAAGCAGCGGCAGCAATTTTGCCAGATCTAGCACAGCGGATCTTTTTAACGATCGGACGACAAGAGCTTGCGACCTTTGCTCATCTGATCGATCTCTGGTTTCTGATGCGAATGATCGATCGACCCACTGTAGGAACATCGATTCCACCTGGGGTTGTGTTGTTAGCGCGTCCCCCATTTTCGGTTAAACAAGAGCGATCGTGGATGCAAGAGTATGCCATTCAAGCAATTGTTAGTAAAAACAGTGGTGGAGATGCAACCGTTTCTAAACTGATCGCTGCACGAGAATTGAATCTTCCTGTCGTCATGGTGCAACGTCCAATCATGCCAGATGGAGCAACGGTCTCTGATGTTCAATCCGCATTAGATTGGATTACTCAACAGCTTTGA
- a CDS encoding putative Glycosyl transferases group 1 (similar to AA sequence:cyanobase_aa:RPA4586), giving the protein MKIVQLITQMEAGGAQRVAVLLAEALRADGDEVETCFFYLKRPSHTDLPNIKVFCPHQPSALDSVRILCRFWRYLRKTKPDVLITHTHYANILGQIIAYFCGVPARLAVQHNPVSVYPKLARSSDRFLGSTQVYSCNVAVSGAVVDSVTHYPRSYRKKIVKIHNGIPPLQVTASNDRVRAEWGLPLEVPLLINVGRFAEQKNQQTLIEMLPFIPNAHLILVGEGELREQLIQQTRTLELEDRVHFLGELKPDQVMQLMSIATIFVFPSIFEAMPMAVIEAMRLGLPLVTSDIPALREVIGDAGRFASAHDVKRLVQVVQEILDSPTLQHRMRHESLQRSELFSLQKMVEAYKHLFA; this is encoded by the coding sequence ATGAAAATCGTACAGCTAATTACCCAAATGGAAGCGGGCGGCGCTCAACGAGTTGCAGTCTTGCTTGCAGAAGCGCTTCGAGCCGATGGGGATGAGGTGGAAACGTGCTTTTTCTACTTAAAGCGACCCAGCCACACCGATCTACCGAACATCAAAGTCTTTTGTCCTCATCAACCCAGTGCCTTAGACTCTGTTCGGATTCTCTGTCGCTTCTGGCGCTATCTAAGGAAAACAAAGCCTGATGTTCTGATTACTCACACTCACTACGCGAACATTCTAGGGCAGATCATTGCTTATTTTTGTGGCGTTCCCGCTCGACTCGCAGTACAGCACAATCCCGTTAGTGTCTATCCAAAACTTGCTCGATCGAGCGATCGATTTCTCGGTTCAACACAAGTCTACTCTTGCAATGTGGCTGTCTCCGGTGCAGTCGTCGATTCCGTGACTCACTATCCGCGCTCTTACCGCAAGAAAATTGTCAAAATTCACAATGGCATTCCTCCCCTTCAGGTCACAGCTTCTAACGATCGAGTCCGAGCAGAATGGGGTTTGCCGCTAGAGGTTCCATTGCTGATCAATGTGGGTCGATTCGCTGAGCAAAAAAATCAGCAAACTCTGATTGAAATGCTGCCTTTTATTCCAAATGCTCATCTGATTTTAGTGGGAGAGGGTGAGCTACGAGAGCAGTTGATTCAGCAAACTCGAACATTAGAGCTAGAAGATCGAGTGCATTTTCTAGGTGAACTCAAGCCCGATCAAGTCATGCAACTGATGTCGATCGCGACGATTTTTGTATTTCCCTCGATTTTTGAAGCGATGCCAATGGCAGTCATCGAAGCCATGAGACTCGGATTACCACTGGTCACGAGTGATATTCCAGCCCTGCGCGAAGTCATTGGAGATGCAGGACGATTTGCTTCTGCTCATGACGTGAAACGGCTCGTTCAAGTCGTACAAGAAATTCTCGATTCGCCGACTTTGCAACATCGAATGAGGCATGAGTCGCTTCAGCGTTCTGAGTTGTTTTCGCTGCAAAAAATGGTAGAGGCATACAAACATCTATTTGCTTAA
- a CDS encoding glycosyl transferase group 1 (similar to AA sequence:cyanobase_aa:Cyan7425_1131), translating into MIPTVGIYRYTLLNSSETFVRNQAEALQSFTPYYLGMRQIQGLSTAESRTLIANSGGLFGRIKEYSTVLGIDAQFIQKVKAISPKLIHAHFGIDGAVALPIAKTLNLPLLVTFHGFDITIKDEFATRKLGQRLYWRRKEILKQEASGFIAVSKFIQQKLLDQNFPPDKIHVHYIGVNTQEFQPNPAIERESIVLFVGRLVEKKGCEFLIRAMAEVQKVLPEVKLVVIGEGSLRQSLETLAAKLLRSYTFLGSQPPEVVKSWMQKSKVFSVPSLTAQTGDAEGFGLVFAEAQATGLPVVSFASGGVPEAVAHEETGFLAIEQDNEKLAFYLLQLLSNEALWQKFSFQAQHRVQTLFNLATQTRKLEAIYQSAIAA; encoded by the coding sequence ATGATCCCAACTGTAGGAATTTACCGTTACACGCTTCTAAATTCGTCTGAGACCTTTGTGCGAAATCAAGCAGAAGCGCTTCAATCTTTTACGCCATACTATCTTGGAATGCGCCAAATCCAAGGACTCTCAACGGCTGAATCGCGGACGCTGATTGCCAATTCTGGAGGATTGTTCGGTCGAATCAAAGAGTATTCAACGGTTCTCGGCATCGATGCTCAGTTTATTCAAAAAGTAAAAGCCATTTCTCCAAAGCTCATTCATGCTCATTTTGGGATTGATGGAGCCGTTGCACTCCCGATCGCGAAAACATTAAATCTCCCATTACTGGTCACTTTTCATGGCTTCGATATCACGATTAAAGATGAATTTGCAACCCGTAAGCTAGGTCAAAGGTTGTACTGGCGACGCAAAGAAATACTAAAACAAGAAGCATCTGGCTTTATTGCAGTTTCTAAGTTCATTCAACAAAAACTATTAGATCAAAACTTTCCACCTGATAAAATCCACGTTCACTACATTGGAGTAAATACTCAAGAATTTCAGCCGAATCCTGCGATCGAGCGAGAATCGATCGTTCTATTTGTGGGCAGATTAGTCGAAAAAAAAGGTTGTGAATTTCTGATCCGGGCAATGGCAGAAGTACAAAAAGTCTTACCAGAAGTCAAGCTTGTTGTGATTGGAGAAGGTTCCCTGAGGCAATCTCTTGAAACATTAGCCGCGAAATTACTGCGATCGTATACCTTTCTGGGATCACAACCGCCAGAGGTCGTCAAATCTTGGATGCAAAAATCAAAAGTGTTCTCGGTTCCGAGTTTAACCGCACAGACCGGAGATGCAGAAGGATTTGGATTAGTCTTTGCGGAAGCTCAAGCAACGGGACTGCCTGTTGTCAGTTTTGCCAGTGGTGGTGTTCCTGAAGCAGTCGCACACGAAGAAACGGGGTTTTTAGCGATCGAGCAAGACAACGAAAAATTAGCCTTTTATCTTTTACAACTTCTCAGCAATGAAGCACTCTGGCAAAAGTTCAGCTTTCAAGCTCAGCATCGAGTTCAAACGCTGTTTAATCTAGCAACTCAAACTCGAAAGTTAGAAGCCATTTATCAAAGTGCGATCGCAGCTTAA
- a CDS encoding O-antigen polymerase (similar to AA sequence:cyanobase_aa:Ava_4842), protein MRKINVTFGGNSSWISQTTSGILQFLEEAFVVGVLLFYTGMIGPLMNQGIFDRTSRLETVLGALIFAIVVPLLLINLKQAVRVLMRSPALIVLTTFLCVSLLWSDAYSTSARGIFLLLRASAFALYFATRFSLKQQFRLLAWCLGISIVGSFLLAVVLPNYAIMGSDPGLSGDGTQESIHAGSWKGVFGHKNVLSRYMVLSTIVFLLSLVYSRGYKVVMWIGLASSIVLVALSTSRTGLAVLLFLVFLVPLYSRLKFKSIASSILPILLVLIGGSALIFFVSNTEMVLGTLGRDATLTGRTELWTASWEQAMQRPLVGHGYGAFWRTMLAYEVWTKVGWAAPHSHNGYIDALIDLGFVGLALAIVSSIVVAFYGLRFLKQGKSLEGIWILLFLTFLLFYNFTESSFFRQTFLWLVYFSISLSAASDHLISQSDE, encoded by the coding sequence ATGAGAAAAATCAACGTTACGTTTGGCGGAAATTCAAGTTGGATTTCGCAGACGACCAGCGGCATTCTACAGTTTTTGGAAGAAGCGTTTGTGGTCGGTGTGCTGCTGTTTTATACAGGCATGATCGGACCTTTGATGAATCAAGGGATTTTCGATCGGACAAGCCGACTTGAAACGGTTTTAGGAGCGTTGATTTTTGCGATCGTCGTTCCCTTACTGTTGATCAATCTCAAGCAAGCGGTTCGAGTTCTGATGCGCTCCCCCGCGCTGATTGTGCTCACAACGTTTCTCTGTGTTTCTCTACTGTGGTCAGATGCTTACTCGACTTCCGCAAGAGGGATTTTTCTATTACTGAGAGCGAGTGCTTTTGCGCTCTACTTCGCGACCCGATTTAGCTTAAAACAGCAGTTCCGATTGTTAGCGTGGTGTTTGGGAATCAGTATTGTGGGCAGCTTTCTGTTAGCTGTTGTCTTACCGAACTACGCGATCATGGGATCGGACCCAGGACTCTCAGGAGATGGAACTCAAGAAAGCATCCATGCAGGATCTTGGAAGGGCGTATTCGGACACAAGAATGTTTTATCTCGGTACATGGTGCTAAGTACGATCGTCTTTTTGCTCTCGTTAGTCTACAGTCGCGGTTACAAAGTAGTGATGTGGATTGGATTAGCATCATCGATCGTGTTAGTTGCACTCTCAACTTCGAGAACTGGACTCGCAGTACTGCTGTTTCTCGTGTTTTTGGTTCCGCTGTATTCCCGGTTGAAATTTAAGTCGATCGCGTCTTCGATTTTGCCAATTTTACTGGTGCTGATTGGTGGATCGGCTTTGATTTTCTTTGTTAGCAACACTGAAATGGTTCTAGGAACATTGGGGCGAGATGCAACACTCACTGGACGAACAGAGCTTTGGACCGCTTCTTGGGAACAAGCGATGCAGCGTCCACTGGTTGGACATGGGTATGGAGCGTTTTGGAGGACAATGCTGGCGTATGAGGTGTGGACAAAAGTAGGATGGGCGGCTCCTCACTCTCACAATGGATATATCGATGCGCTGATTGATCTTGGCTTTGTCGGTTTAGCACTCGCGATCGTGAGTTCGATCGTGGTTGCTTTCTATGGACTTCGATTTCTGAAGCAAGGAAAGTCACTAGAAGGAATTTGGATCTTGCTATTTCTAACGTTTCTACTGTTCTATAACTTCACCGAAAGTTCCTTTTTTCGCCAAACATTTTTATGGCTAGTCTATTTTTCAATTTCCCTTTCGGCTGCTTCAGATCACCTGATTTCTCAATCTGATGAGTGA